The Humulus lupulus chromosome 4, drHumLupu1.1, whole genome shotgun sequence genome has a window encoding:
- the LOC133830820 gene encoding uncharacterized protein LOC133830820 isoform X1, whose protein sequence is MPVDKNWMTGNNRLSREYRTGVKKFIEFAKGHVIHEGQIRCPCMKCLNQKFQIPKAVEMHLFQNGIQSSYTLWSFHGESFHNPLVDYSEDDDDNEDDEMAGVLIDLARHGGDNHGSGIDQSTTRKRKTRAESRSVVVEKMLRKQKIDKLIVKFDPHTGKSLEKSGKTFNNMIAQLVRSTFSPRFTRWEDVPKADIETIYSRLDLKFVYPHDNKIVMDEIERLQMKAFREWRYEMKCYWKKLGGEKNAEAPKSTPYKRIAPEDWNILCDFFSSEDQKKISSQNSQNRKRRPFEGGHGSKTIVSHVYDGADPLTGKLPSVIDTFQQLHCKPKKGWRNEYAAEKYDAMTLIRDSQPAAATGESAGSTEYGEEVAQPKDLEIMTEVLGPRSRYHKGYGSMPRLKAIGGNRAMNVRSIIQEREKDTAITVLREQVAIQGEQLATQQAMLASQQAMFAQLASQMQQLVPGFQFQPQALPTSATSGQSPSHTHTHTQSPSQDPSTI, encoded by the exons ATGCCTGTTGATAAAAATTGGATGACTGGGAACAATCGTCTATCAAGAGAATATAGAACAGGAGTCAAAAAGTTTATTGAATTTGCCAAGGGTCATGTCATTCATGAAGGACAAATAAGATGTCCATGCATGAAATGCCTCAATCAAAAATTCCAGATTCCGAAAGCAGTTGAAATGCATTTATTTCAGAATGGTATCCAATCGTCTTACACATTGTGGTCATTTCACGGAGAGTCATTCCATAATCCACTTGTTGATTATTCAGAAGATGATGATGACAatgaggatgatgagatggctgGTGTGTTAATTGATTTAGCTAGACATGGTGGAGACAATCATGGATCAGGTATAGACCAAAGTACCACTAGGAAGAGGAAAACCAGAGCAGAGTCCCGAAGTGTGGTTGTTGAGAAGATGCTTCGGAAGCAAAAGATTGACAAGTTGATAGTGAAGTTTGATCCTCACACTGGGAAGAGTTTGGAGAAGAGTGGGAAGACATTCAACAATATGATTGCCCAATTAGTTCGAAGCACATTTTCACCACGGTTTACACGCTGGGAAGATGTACCAAAAGCTGATATTGAGACTATATATTCTCGGCTGGAT TTAAAGTTTGTTTATCCACATGACAATAAAATCGTCATGGATGAAATAGAGAGATTGCAAATGAAGGCTTTTCGAGAATGGCGGTATGAGATGAAATGTTATTGGAAAAAGTTAGGAGGAGAGAAGAATGCTGAAGCCCCAAAGAGCACTCCATACAAGCGCATTGCTCCTGAAGATTGGAACattctttgtgatttttttagTTCTGAGGACCAGAAG aaaatttcatctcaaaattcccaaaatcgAAAACGAAGACCATTTGAAGGGGGGCATGGCTCTAAGACGATTGTGTCTCATGTCTACGATGGA GCTGATCCTTTAACTGGTAAACTACCTAGTGTTATTGATACTTTTCAACAACTTCATTGTAAACCAAAAAAGGGATGGAGGAACGAGTATGCTGCAGAGAAATAC GATGCTATGACACTAATAAGAGATTCTCAACCAGCAGCAGCCACCGGCGAGTCTGCTGGATCTACTGAATATGGTGAAGAGGTGGCTCAGCCGAAAGATTTAGAGATTATGACAGAAGTGTTGGGACCCCGATCTCGTTATCACAAGGGATATGGGTCAATGCCTAGGCTTAAAGCGATCGGAGGTAATCGAGCAATGAACGTGAGAAGCATTATCCAGGAGCGTGAGAAGGACACAGCCATCACGGTTCTCAGAGAACAAGTTGCTATTCAAGGAGAACAACTGGCTACTCAACAAGCTATGTTGGCATCTCAACAAGCAATGTTTGCTCAGCTGGCTAGTCAGATGCAACAATTGGTACCGGGCTTTCAATTTCAGCCGCAAGCATTACCTACAAGCGCCACTTCCGGGCAGAGTCCCAGCCACACTCACACTCACACTCAATCGCCAAGCCAAGATCCTTCTACTATCTAG
- the LOC133830820 gene encoding uncharacterized protein LOC133830820 isoform X2, translated as MPVDKNWMTGNNRLSREYRTGVKKFIEFAKGHVIHEGQIRCPCMKCLNQKFQIPKAVEMHLFQNGIQSSYTLWSFHGESFHNPLVDYSEDDDDNEDDEMAGVLIDLARHGGDNHGSGIDQSTTRKRKTRAESRSVVVEKMLRKQKIDKLIVKFDPHTGKSLEKSGKTFNNMIAQLVRSTFSPRFTRWEDVPKADIETIYSRLDLKFVYPHDNKIVMDEIERLQMKAFREWRYEMKCYWKKLGGEKNAEAPKSTPYKRIAPEDWNILCDFFSSEDQKKISSQNSQNRKRRPFEGGHGSKTIVSHVYDGDAMTLIRDSQPAAATGESAGSTEYGEEVAQPKDLEIMTEVLGPRSRYHKGYGSMPRLKAIGGNRAMNVRSIIQEREKDTAITVLREQVAIQGEQLATQQAMLASQQAMFAQLASQMQQLVPGFQFQPQALPTSATSGQSPSHTHTHTQSPSQDPSTI; from the exons ATGCCTGTTGATAAAAATTGGATGACTGGGAACAATCGTCTATCAAGAGAATATAGAACAGGAGTCAAAAAGTTTATTGAATTTGCCAAGGGTCATGTCATTCATGAAGGACAAATAAGATGTCCATGCATGAAATGCCTCAATCAAAAATTCCAGATTCCGAAAGCAGTTGAAATGCATTTATTTCAGAATGGTATCCAATCGTCTTACACATTGTGGTCATTTCACGGAGAGTCATTCCATAATCCACTTGTTGATTATTCAGAAGATGATGATGACAatgaggatgatgagatggctgGTGTGTTAATTGATTTAGCTAGACATGGTGGAGACAATCATGGATCAGGTATAGACCAAAGTACCACTAGGAAGAGGAAAACCAGAGCAGAGTCCCGAAGTGTGGTTGTTGAGAAGATGCTTCGGAAGCAAAAGATTGACAAGTTGATAGTGAAGTTTGATCCTCACACTGGGAAGAGTTTGGAGAAGAGTGGGAAGACATTCAACAATATGATTGCCCAATTAGTTCGAAGCACATTTTCACCACGGTTTACACGCTGGGAAGATGTACCAAAAGCTGATATTGAGACTATATATTCTCGGCTGGAT TTAAAGTTTGTTTATCCACATGACAATAAAATCGTCATGGATGAAATAGAGAGATTGCAAATGAAGGCTTTTCGAGAATGGCGGTATGAGATGAAATGTTATTGGAAAAAGTTAGGAGGAGAGAAGAATGCTGAAGCCCCAAAGAGCACTCCATACAAGCGCATTGCTCCTGAAGATTGGAACattctttgtgatttttttagTTCTGAGGACCAGAAG aaaatttcatctcaaaattcccaaaatcgAAAACGAAGACCATTTGAAGGGGGGCATGGCTCTAAGACGATTGTGTCTCATGTCTACGATGGA GATGCTATGACACTAATAAGAGATTCTCAACCAGCAGCAGCCACCGGCGAGTCTGCTGGATCTACTGAATATGGTGAAGAGGTGGCTCAGCCGAAAGATTTAGAGATTATGACAGAAGTGTTGGGACCCCGATCTCGTTATCACAAGGGATATGGGTCAATGCCTAGGCTTAAAGCGATCGGAGGTAATCGAGCAATGAACGTGAGAAGCATTATCCAGGAGCGTGAGAAGGACACAGCCATCACGGTTCTCAGAGAACAAGTTGCTATTCAAGGAGAACAACTGGCTACTCAACAAGCTATGTTGGCATCTCAACAAGCAATGTTTGCTCAGCTGGCTAGTCAGATGCAACAATTGGTACCGGGCTTTCAATTTCAGCCGCAAGCATTACCTACAAGCGCCACTTCCGGGCAGAGTCCCAGCCACACTCACACTCACACTCAATCGCCAAGCCAAGATCCTTCTACTATCTAG
- the LOC133830819 gene encoding protein CHAPERONE-LIKE PROTEIN OF POR1, chloroplastic translates to MASLCLSNPTFATPFLGKKISFRGNSNKTYAFVQLRRTRCAVDTPLGGNVPNFPRTRVWDPYKRLGVSRDASEEEIWGSRNFLLQQYSGHERSEESIEAAFEKILMASFQHRKKTKINLKTKLKKQVEESPPWVKNLLSFVELPPVDVILRRLFLFAFMAGWSIMNSAEAGPAFQVAISLAACIYFLNEKTKSLGRAFIIGFGALVTGWVLGSILVPNIPSILLHPTWTPELVTSLVVYVFLFLGCTFLK, encoded by the exons ATGGCTTCCCTTTGCCTTTCTAATCCTACTTTCGCCACTCCTTTCCTCGGGAAGAAAAT TTCTTTTCGTGGAAACTCAAATAAGACTTATGCCTTTGTGCAACTAAGACGCACTAGATGTGCAGTGGATACACCTTTAGGAG gtaatgtcccaaattttccTCGGACTAGGGTTTGGGATCCTTATAAACGTCTTGGTGTTAGCCGTGATGCTTCTGAGGAAGAGATATGGGGATCACGCAATTTCCTCTTGCAGCAGTACTCCGGACATGAGAGAAGTGAGGAATCAATAGAAGCCGCCTTTGAGAAAATACTCATGGCCAGCTTCCAGCACAGgaagaaaacaaaaattaatcTGAAGACCAAGTTGAAGAAGCAAGTAGAGGAGTCCCCACCATGGGTTAAGAACTTGTTGAGTTTTGTGGAACTTCCCCCTGTTGATGTTATTTTAAGAAGGTTGTTCCTCTTTGCATTTATGGCTGGTTGGAGTATTATGAACTCAGCTGAAGCTGGACCTGCTTTTCAG GTGGCAATCTCATTAGCGGCGTGCATATATTTCCTTAATGAAAAGACAAAGAGCTTGGGAAGAGCTTTCATTATAGG ATTTGGTGCTCTGGTAACTGGTTGGGTATTGGGCTCTATTTTGGTTCCAAATATTCCATCAATTCTCTTACACCCAACATGGACACCCGAACTCGTAACCTCACTAGTAGTATATGTATTCTTATTTCTTGGTTGCACTTTTCTCAAGTAG
- the LOC133832551 gene encoding uncharacterized mitochondrial protein AtMg00810-like, with the protein MFEGDPVDKGRYQQLVGKLIYLSRTRPYIAFVVSLVSQYVHDPCQGHLNVVYRILRYLKQAPGKGLFFKKIDERKVEVFTDADWAGSIDDRKSTSGYCTLLWGNLVTWRSKKQTVVARSSAKAEFRAMAHGMMKVVEYRRVGSGE; encoded by the exons ATGTTTGAAGGAGATCCAGTTGACAAAGGAAGATACCAGCAGCTAGTAGGGAAGCTTATTTATCTATCTCGCACTAGACCATACATTGCCTTTGTTGTGAGTCTAGTAAGTCAGTATGTGCACGATCCGTGTCAAGGCCATCTCAATGTTGTGTATAGAATCTTGAGATATCTGAAACAAGCACCAGGAAAGGGACTATTCTTCAAGAAGATAGATGAAAGAAAGGTTGAAGTCTTTACAGATGCTGATTGGGCTGGATCAATTGATGACAGGAAATCTACATCCGGTTATTGTACCCTACTATGGGGTAATCTAGTTACATGGAGAAGTAAAAAGCAAACCGTTGTTGCAAGAAGCAGTGCAAAAGCAGAATTTAGGGCTATGGCTCACGGG ATGATGAAGGTTGTGGAGTATAGAAGAGTGGGGAGTGGCGAGTGA